The following proteins come from a genomic window of Sphaerisporangium rubeum:
- a CDS encoding ABC transporter ATP-binding protein, which produces MITVRGLAKRYRRRRVLEDVSFTVPRGMLVGIQGENGAGKSTLLKCLVGLLKPDAGQIMLDGRVGYCPQDPSLIESLTLKEQFQLFGAGYGLTPGRVADRSRELMNEFGCAKYETTRVDRLSGGTRQKVNLIAALLHQPDLLVLDEPYQGFDYETYQHFWAYTERFRTEGGSVIVVSHMHTELARFDAMLDLAAGQVTASGRRAGDVLI; this is translated from the coding sequence ATGATCACCGTCCGCGGACTGGCGAAGCGCTACCGGCGCCGCCGGGTCCTGGAAGACGTCAGCTTCACCGTGCCCCGGGGCATGCTCGTCGGCATCCAGGGAGAGAACGGCGCGGGCAAGTCCACCCTGCTGAAGTGCCTGGTCGGGCTGCTCAAGCCGGACGCCGGCCAGATCATGCTGGACGGCCGCGTCGGCTACTGCCCGCAGGACCCCTCCCTTATCGAGAGCCTGACGCTGAAGGAGCAGTTCCAGCTGTTCGGCGCAGGGTACGGGCTGACGCCCGGCCGCGTCGCCGACCGGTCCCGCGAGCTGATGAACGAGTTCGGGTGCGCGAAGTACGAGACGACGCGGGTGGACCGGCTGTCCGGCGGGACCCGGCAGAAGGTCAACCTGATCGCTGCCCTCCTGCACCAGCCCGACCTGCTGGTCCTCGACGAGCCCTACCAGGGCTTCGACTACGAGACCTACCAGCATTTCTGGGCTTACACCGAGCGGTTCCGCACCGAGGGCGGGTCGGTGATCGTGGTCAGCCACATGCACACCGAGCTCGCCCGCTTCGACGCCATGCTCGACCTCGCCGCAGGTCAGGTCACCGCCAGTGGCCGCCGCGCCGGGGACGTCCTGATCTGA
- a CDS encoding UbiA family prenyltransferase — MLRAHLETWRPYTLCYPGLVGLAGAVLAGDPGPARLAAAWAVPTLGWLAGLYGGDYFDRKLDAAAKPHRPIPSGRMRAGTALTCMIVCVVLGAVLALVLNWRTSLLAAAALAMGIAYSKVFKARGLSGNLVRGAITPLAFLVGAMFAAPLPHPALLAAAVVFCLQDAASNLVGTLRDIDGDREGGYHTLPVRRGPRVALAVVTVLAGCWALLAVAAPAVLPRTPGTAAFWPLLAVACALAAAAITLLYRGIDPGRALRAHGVLVLERTILAGAFVALGTGPAFALPVTFVSLAVTWAAQHAMRERYEFGSGDPRGDHSPSPGSRHDVLSYVDARLVALEGRRLTALDGWERRIDVEVTDLDLRMTLLAEHGAILRVPCDGDDAGTMPAPVVTGARPPVTISTTAGTFRDIFLLGRTNPRRAYLTGAIKMNASARDMLHINQLFNEFRRTDAGAVTPVEVREPEPFSEAGPGALPPMVVISDTTLRDGEQMPGVAFAPEEKVELARRLAALGVPLIEAGYPAVSAEEAHAVRAIVDAGLDAAVQVIARPLPADIEAAVESGAHSIALFTGTSEAHVRAKLRTTPERLVAGIRDAVALAKQSGRNVVFAAEDATRTDPAFLVQVYLAAAEAGADAIGLADTAGVATPWRMAALVRHVAAACPLPIAVHCHNDLGLATANSVAGLLAGASGVQCSVLGVGERAGNASLEEVVMTLEVAFGHRTGLDLTALTPLAHHVATLTGHLVPAGKPVVGGYAFVHESGLHVDGIARDPGTYEPYPPELLGRERSFVFGKHSGRSALRQVLDSHAVGLEEGQMAALLATVKERRERRTAAPLDERAVIEMARTLLTTEGQS; from the coding sequence ATGCTGAGGGCGCACCTGGAGACCTGGCGGCCGTACACGCTCTGCTATCCAGGGCTGGTCGGTCTCGCGGGAGCCGTGCTGGCGGGCGACCCCGGTCCGGCACGGCTGGCCGCCGCCTGGGCGGTGCCCACGCTGGGCTGGCTGGCCGGGCTCTACGGCGGCGACTACTTCGACCGGAAGCTCGACGCGGCCGCCAAGCCGCACCGGCCCATTCCGTCCGGCCGCATGCGCGCCGGCACCGCGCTGACCTGCATGATCGTCTGTGTGGTGCTCGGCGCGGTCCTGGCGCTGGTGCTCAACTGGCGGACCTCCCTGCTGGCCGCGGCCGCCCTGGCCATGGGCATCGCCTACAGCAAGGTCTTCAAGGCGCGCGGGCTGTCGGGGAACCTGGTGCGCGGGGCGATCACACCGCTGGCCTTCCTGGTCGGCGCCATGTTCGCCGCGCCCCTGCCGCATCCGGCGCTGCTGGCGGCGGCGGTCGTGTTCTGCCTGCAGGACGCGGCGTCCAACCTCGTCGGCACGCTCCGCGACATCGACGGGGACCGCGAGGGCGGCTACCACACCCTCCCGGTACGGCGCGGGCCGCGGGTGGCCCTCGCCGTAGTGACCGTCCTCGCCGGGTGCTGGGCACTCCTGGCCGTGGCGGCGCCCGCCGTCCTGCCCCGGACTCCCGGCACGGCGGCGTTCTGGCCGCTGCTCGCCGTGGCCTGTGCGCTGGCGGCGGCCGCGATCACCCTGCTGTACCGGGGCATCGACCCGGGGCGTGCGCTGCGCGCGCACGGCGTGCTGGTGCTGGAGCGCACGATCCTGGCCGGGGCCTTCGTCGCACTGGGCACGGGCCCGGCATTCGCGCTGCCGGTCACCTTCGTGTCCCTCGCGGTCACCTGGGCCGCCCAGCACGCCATGCGCGAGCGGTACGAATTCGGTTCCGGCGACCCCCGCGGTGACCACTCGCCTTCGCCCGGTTCCCGTCACGACGTGCTGAGCTACGTGGACGCGCGGCTGGTCGCGCTGGAGGGGCGGCGGCTCACCGCGCTGGACGGCTGGGAGCGGCGGATCGACGTCGAGGTCACCGACCTCGACCTGCGGATGACCCTGCTCGCCGAGCACGGCGCCATCCTCCGCGTCCCGTGCGACGGGGACGACGCGGGAACCATGCCCGCACCCGTGGTCACCGGCGCCAGGCCCCCGGTCACCATCTCCACGACGGCGGGGACGTTCCGCGACATCTTCCTCCTCGGCCGGACGAACCCGCGCCGGGCCTACCTCACCGGGGCGATCAAGATGAACGCCTCCGCCCGCGACATGCTCCACATCAACCAGCTGTTCAACGAGTTCCGGCGGACGGACGCCGGCGCCGTCACGCCGGTGGAGGTGCGCGAGCCCGAGCCGTTCTCCGAGGCGGGCCCTGGCGCACTGCCGCCCATGGTGGTCATCAGCGACACCACGCTGCGGGACGGCGAGCAGATGCCGGGGGTGGCGTTCGCGCCGGAGGAAAAGGTCGAGCTGGCCCGTCGGCTGGCCGCCCTGGGTGTGCCGCTCATCGAGGCCGGATACCCGGCCGTCTCGGCCGAGGAGGCGCACGCCGTCCGGGCGATCGTGGACGCCGGGCTCGACGCGGCCGTCCAGGTGATCGCCCGGCCGCTCCCGGCCGACATCGAGGCGGCGGTCGAGTCCGGCGCGCACAGCATCGCGCTGTTCACCGGCACCTCCGAGGCGCACGTACGGGCCAAGCTCCGCACCACCCCCGAGCGGCTCGTGGCCGGGATCCGGGACGCGGTGGCCCTGGCCAAGCAGTCCGGCCGCAACGTGGTCTTCGCCGCCGAGGACGCCACCCGCACCGACCCGGCCTTCCTCGTGCAGGTCTACCTCGCGGCGGCCGAGGCCGGAGCGGATGCGATCGGCCTGGCCGACACGGCCGGCGTGGCCACACCCTGGCGGATGGCCGCCCTGGTACGGCACGTCGCCGCGGCCTGCCCGCTGCCGATCGCCGTCCACTGCCACAACGACCTCGGCCTGGCCACCGCCAACTCCGTCGCCGGGCTGCTCGCCGGCGCCTCCGGGGTGCAGTGCTCGGTGCTCGGCGTCGGGGAGCGAGCCGGCAACGCTTCGCTGGAAGAGGTGGTGATGACCCTGGAGGTCGCGTTCGGGCACCGGACCGGCCTGGACCTCACCGCGCTCACCCCGCTCGCCCACCACGTGGCGACGCTCACCGGACACCTCGTGCCGGCCGGCAAGCCGGTCGTGGGCGGGTACGCGTTCGTCCACGAGAGCGGCCTGCATGTGGACGGGATCGCGCGCGACCCCGGCACCTACGAGCCGTACCCGCCGGAGCTGCTGGGACGCGAGCGCAGCTTCGTCTTCGGCAAGCACTCCGGGCGCAGCGCGCTGCGCCAGGTGCTGGACTCCCACGCGGTCGGGCTGGAGGAGGGGCAGATGGCGGCCCTGCTGGCGACCGTCAAGGAAAGGCGGGAAAGGCGTACCGCCGCGCCGCTGGACGAGCGCGCGGTGATCGAGATGGCAAGGACACTCCTGACGACGGAAGGACAATCATGA
- a CDS encoding polyprenyl synthetase family protein has translation MPDGYAALLNEEFERRWLSGDRILDAVCRHALAPGGKLMRPVLLLDSAVAVGGRVASVLPAAVGTECGHVASLVHDDIIDGDETRRGRPAVHSAYGMDQAIVAGDALIFFLFQCLADCRRTGVPEDRIVAALDVVARAGYDLCRGQSLESELRGDVSCSVDTYLTMIRLKTAALFRASCESGAILGQGTREWIGALARYGDHLGTAFQIHDDLLAYTSDAATTGKAAASDVRNRRLTLPVILAYQSADAADRARIEDIMAGAVAVEDAYTTMGEIIERTQAVPASRAMAWRNAEAAHDDLAVLPPSPSRTRLARLATLAVDRDR, from the coding sequence TTGCCAGATGGCTACGCCGCCCTCCTCAACGAGGAGTTCGAGCGGCGCTGGCTGAGCGGGGATCGGATCCTGGACGCCGTGTGCCGCCACGCGCTCGCACCCGGCGGCAAGCTGATGCGCCCGGTCCTGCTGCTGGACTCCGCCGTCGCCGTCGGAGGACGGGTCGCCAGCGTGCTGCCCGCCGCGGTCGGCACCGAGTGCGGCCACGTGGCCAGTCTCGTCCACGACGACATCATCGACGGGGACGAGACCCGCCGCGGCCGCCCCGCCGTCCACAGCGCCTACGGCATGGACCAGGCGATCGTGGCCGGCGACGCGCTCATCTTCTTCCTCTTCCAGTGCCTGGCCGACTGCCGGCGCACCGGCGTCCCCGAGGACCGCATCGTCGCCGCGCTGGACGTGGTCGCGCGGGCCGGGTACGACCTGTGCCGGGGGCAGAGCCTTGAGTCGGAGCTGCGGGGCGACGTCTCCTGCAGCGTGGACACCTACCTGACGATGATCCGGCTCAAGACCGCCGCCCTGTTCCGGGCCTCCTGCGAGAGCGGGGCGATCCTCGGGCAGGGCACGAGGGAGTGGATCGGCGCGCTCGCCCGGTACGGCGATCACCTGGGCACGGCCTTCCAGATCCACGACGACCTGCTGGCCTACACCAGCGACGCCGCGACCACCGGCAAGGCCGCGGCCAGCGACGTGCGCAACCGCCGCCTGACCCTTCCGGTCATCCTCGCCTACCAGAGTGCGGACGCCGCCGACCGCGCCCGCATCGAGGACATCATGGCCGGCGCGGTCGCCGTCGAGGACGCCTACACGACGATGGGCGAGATCATCGAGCGTACTCAGGCGGTTCCCGCGTCCCGGGCGATGGCCTGGCGGAACGCCGAGGCGGCCCACGACGACCTCGCCGTGCTGCCGCCGAGCCCGAGCCGCACCCGGCTGGCCCGCCTCGCCACCCTCGCCGTCGACCGGGACCGGTAA
- a CDS encoding ABC transporter permease, protein MTVRLESAASDTVRDTRPYRATRTATRMSVLELLRRWPSMLFMIFMPASYFLVSYLTSDAVTVVPAKVYDGAAQTVAQVLDRDFKALYLAVLGISVTASFAAMTVVRPGMTALRRLRLVGYRAHHLLSARLYVLLIITAVSTAVFMVIFVPLVTLRSVALAGAALLLVGLVGVALGTLVGLLVPREFEASMLLVAAAGVQMALGRAGADAERFLPYWPGIEALKSAAFVPGADVTRFLGLGALYAMVLFGLSYIVWNRRTRLWRR, encoded by the coding sequence ATGACCGTGCGGCTCGAATCCGCTGCTTCCGACACGGTGCGCGACACGCGCCCGTACCGGGCCACCAGGACCGCCACCCGCATGTCGGTGCTGGAACTGCTCCGCCGCTGGCCCTCCATGCTGTTCATGATCTTCATGCCCGCGTCCTACTTCCTGGTCAGCTACCTGACCAGCGACGCGGTCACCGTCGTGCCCGCCAAGGTGTACGACGGGGCCGCGCAGACGGTCGCCCAGGTGCTGGACCGGGACTTCAAGGCGCTCTACCTGGCGGTGCTGGGCATCAGTGTGACCGCCTCGTTCGCCGCCATGACGGTCGTGCGGCCGGGCATGACCGCGCTGCGCAGGCTCCGGCTGGTCGGCTACCGAGCGCACCACCTGCTCAGCGCCCGCCTGTACGTCCTGCTCATCATCACGGCCGTGTCGACGGCCGTCTTCATGGTGATCTTCGTGCCGCTCGTCACCCTCAGGTCCGTGGCGCTCGCCGGGGCCGCACTGCTGCTCGTCGGCCTGGTCGGCGTCGCGCTCGGCACGCTCGTCGGGCTGCTGGTCCCGCGCGAGTTCGAGGCGTCCATGCTGCTCGTCGCGGCGGCCGGGGTGCAGATGGCCCTCGGCCGGGCCGGCGCCGACGCCGAGCGCTTCCTGCCGTACTGGCCCGGCATCGAGGCGCTGAAGTCGGCCGCGTTCGTCCCCGGCGCCGACGTCACCCGGTTCCTCGGCCTCGGTGCGCTCTACGCCATGGTCCTGTTCGGCCTGTCCTACATCGTCTGGAACCGCCGCACGCGCCTGTGGCGGCGGTAG
- a CDS encoding cytochrome P450, which produces MAGETCPYPFLKADPMAMPEEFAWLRDHDPVCPVTLPSGDRAWLVTRYRDVKVVLSDTRFSRDLNRPDAARMNTAIGFGNYGNPFADPPVHTRWRGLVAKAFTPRQVERLRPRVRQIVEELVDRLIATGPPADIMEGLAFPLPITVLCEMIGVPVEDQARFRDWVHDMLSSELTSDERALAAVTLIEYSKALTDTRRREPADDLLSRLIQVRDEDDGRLDDDELFITMMTLLVAGYKTTAAQLGKGLLTLFRYPDQLTALVEDPSLIDSAVEELLRYSPPGAGVGITRYATEDLDVGGVVIPKGSTVIVARHSGNRDEEHFPDGETFDVRRPTSNQHLTFGAGPAFCFGAPLARMEMAIALEVLLRRAPRLRLAVLEDEVPWTSDTAAQAPEAVVVAWEPEMAIIGHA; this is translated from the coding sequence ATGGCTGGTGAGACCTGCCCGTATCCTTTTCTGAAGGCCGACCCCATGGCGATGCCCGAGGAGTTCGCCTGGCTGCGCGACCACGACCCGGTGTGCCCGGTGACGCTGCCCAGCGGCGACCGGGCCTGGCTGGTCACGCGCTACAGGGACGTCAAGGTCGTCCTGTCCGACACCCGGTTCAGCCGTGACCTCAACCGGCCGGACGCGGCCCGGATGAACACCGCGATCGGCTTCGGCAACTACGGCAACCCGTTCGCCGACCCGCCGGTCCACACCCGCTGGCGGGGTCTGGTGGCCAAGGCGTTCACCCCGCGCCAGGTGGAGCGGCTGCGTCCCCGCGTCCGTCAGATCGTGGAGGAGCTGGTGGACCGGCTCATCGCGACCGGCCCGCCCGCGGACATCATGGAGGGCCTGGCCTTCCCGCTGCCGATCACGGTGCTCTGCGAGATGATCGGGGTGCCGGTGGAGGACCAGGCGCGCTTCCGCGACTGGGTGCACGACATGCTGTCCAGCGAACTCACCTCGGACGAACGCGCCCTGGCCGCGGTGACGCTGATCGAGTACTCCAAGGCGCTCACCGACACCAGGCGCCGCGAGCCGGCCGACGACCTGCTGAGCCGGCTCATCCAGGTGCGGGACGAGGACGACGGCAGGCTCGACGACGACGAGCTGTTCATCACGATGATGACGCTGCTGGTCGCGGGCTACAAGACGACCGCCGCACAGCTCGGCAAGGGCCTGCTCACGCTGTTCCGGTACCCCGACCAGCTCACCGCGCTGGTCGAAGACCCCTCGCTGATCGACTCGGCCGTCGAGGAGCTGCTGCGGTACTCCCCACCCGGCGCCGGGGTCGGCATCACCCGCTACGCCACCGAGGACCTCGATGTCGGCGGCGTGGTGATCCCCAAGGGCTCGACCGTGATCGTGGCCCGGCACTCCGGCAACCGGGACGAGGAGCACTTCCCCGACGGGGAGACGTTCGACGTGCGGCGGCCCACGTCCAACCAGCACCTGACCTTCGGCGCCGGCCCGGCCTTCTGCTTCGGCGCCCCCCTGGCCCGGATGGAGATGGCGATCGCCCTGGAGGTCCTGCTGCGCCGGGCGCCGCGGCTGCGCCTGGCCGTGCTTGAGGACGAGGTGCCGTGGACCAGCGACACCGCCGCGCAGGCCCCCGAGGCCGTCGTGGTCGCCTGGGAGCCGGAAATGGCAATCATCGGTCACGCCTGA
- a CDS encoding 4-hydroxy-3-methylbut-2-enyl diphosphate reductase, with protein MAEKKVILAEPRGFCAGVRRAISMVEQALDHYGPPVYVRKEIVHNHHVIRALEKRGAVFTSTEEEVPEGAVCVFSAHGVSPAVRGNAAARELQVLDATCPLVSKVHQEARRFARDGRTILLIGHSDHEEVEGTYGEAPASTIVVESVQDAEELELPPDASPVYLTQTTLSLDETADIVGTLRDRFPALAGPASEDICYASQNRQNAVKKIAAHAELVLVLGSANSSNSVRMVEVARGAGADAHLLPNVEDLDPAWLTGVTSVGVSAGASTPEFLVDRLVDRLVEHGYDGLEIEHAATENITFTFRPAWHTEEANIEEGAHA; from the coding sequence ATGGCCGAAAAGAAGGTGATCCTCGCCGAGCCGCGCGGTTTCTGCGCCGGAGTGCGGCGGGCGATCTCGATGGTTGAACAAGCGCTGGACCACTACGGGCCGCCTGTCTACGTGCGCAAGGAAATCGTCCACAACCACCACGTCATCCGCGCGCTGGAAAAGCGGGGCGCGGTGTTCACCTCAACGGAGGAGGAGGTTCCCGAGGGGGCTGTGTGCGTTTTCTCCGCGCACGGCGTCTCACCCGCCGTGCGCGGCAACGCGGCCGCGCGGGAACTGCAAGTGCTGGACGCCACCTGTCCGCTGGTGTCCAAGGTCCACCAGGAGGCCCGGCGCTTCGCCCGGGACGGCCGGACGATCCTGCTGATCGGGCACTCCGACCACGAGGAGGTGGAAGGCACCTACGGCGAGGCGCCGGCCAGCACGATCGTCGTGGAGTCGGTCCAGGACGCCGAGGAACTGGAACTTCCGCCGGACGCCTCCCCCGTCTACCTCACGCAGACCACGCTGTCCCTGGACGAGACCGCCGACATCGTCGGCACGCTCCGCGACCGCTTCCCCGCGCTGGCCGGGCCGGCGAGCGAGGACATCTGCTACGCCAGCCAGAACAGGCAGAACGCGGTCAAGAAGATCGCGGCCCACGCCGAGCTGGTGCTGGTCCTCGGCTCGGCCAACTCCAGCAACTCCGTCCGCATGGTCGAGGTCGCGCGCGGCGCGGGGGCCGACGCGCACCTCCTTCCGAACGTCGAGGACCTCGACCCGGCGTGGCTCACCGGCGTCACCTCGGTCGGCGTCAGCGCCGGCGCGAGCACCCCCGAGTTCCTCGTCGACCGTCTGGTCGACCGGCTCGTCGAGCACGGCTACGACGGGCTGGAGATCGAACACGCCGCCACGGAGAACATCACCTTCACGTTCCGTCCCGCCTGGCACACCGAGGAAGCGAACATCGAGGAAGGCGCACACGCATGA